GTAGATAACTCTATTGACGAAGCGTTGGCAGGCTACTGTGATACGATATTCGTTGCTATTAAAGAAGGAAACGGAATCGAAGTAAGCGATAACGGTAGAGGTATTCCTGTTGATTTCCACGAAAAAGAACAAAAGTCAGCTCTTGAGGTGGTTATGACCAAAATTGGGGCAGGAGGTAAATTTGATAAAGATTCTTATAAAGTTTCCGGAGGTCTTCATGGAGTTGGGGTATCTTGTGTGAATGCACTTTCCAACGAAATGATCACTACCGTTTACAGAGACGGAAATGTTTATCAGCAGATTTATTCCAAAGGAAAAGCGCAGACCGGAGTTGAAGAGATAGGAAACAGTGATAAAAGAGGAACTAAGCAGTTTTTCCAGCCTGATGATACTATTTTTTCAGAGCTGGTTTACAACTATGATACTTTGGCAACCCGTTTAAGAGAGCTTTCTTATCTTAATAAAGGAATTACCATTACCCTTACTGACGAAAGAGAAATATTGGAAGATGGTTCTTTCAAATCTGAAATTTTTCATTCCGAAGGAGGTTTAAAGGAGTTTGTAGAATTTATTGACGGAAACAGAGAGTCTATTATGGAGAGCGTAATCTTCATGGAGGCGGAAAAAGATGATATTCCTGTAGAAGTTGCTATGCGTTATAATACGTCATTCAGCGAAAATCTGCACTCTTACGTAAATAACATCAATACCCATGAAGGTGGAACTCACCTGGCAGGTTTCAGACGTGCTTTGACGAGAACGCTGAAGAAGTACGCTGATGATTTGGGTATTCCGCAAAAAGAAAAAGTGGAAATTACCGGTGATGACTTCCGTGAAGGACTGACTGCTGTGATTTCTGTAAAAGTAATGGAACCTCAGTTTGAAGGACAGACCAAAACAAAATTAGGAAACTCTGAAGTTTCAGGTGCTGTAGATAAAATTGTTGGGGAAATGCTTAGCAATTTCTTAGAAGAAAACCCGAATGAAGCGAAAATTATCGTTCAGAAGGTTGTTTTAGCAGCAAAAGCAAGACAGGCAGCTAAGAAAGCCAGGGAAATGGTTCAGAGAAAATCTCCAATGGGAGGTTCCGGACTTCCAGGAAAATTATCCGACTGTTCATCCAAAGATCCGGCTGAATCTGAACTATTCTTAGTAGAGGGAGATTCCGCAGGTGGAACGGCTAAACAAGGTAGAGACAGACATTTTCAGGCTATTTTGCCCTTAAGAGGTAAGATTCTGAATGTTGAAAAGTCTATGCTTCATAAGGTTTACGATAACGAAGAAATAAAAAACATCTATACC
The Chryseobacterium sp. W4I1 DNA segment above includes these coding regions:
- the gyrB gene encoding DNA topoisomerase (ATP-hydrolyzing) subunit B; amino-acid sequence: MSQKQYTASSIQALEGMEHVRMRPSMYIGDVGLRGLHHLVYEVVDNSIDEALAGYCDTIFVAIKEGNGIEVSDNGRGIPVDFHEKEQKSALEVVMTKIGAGGKFDKDSYKVSGGLHGVGVSCVNALSNEMITTVYRDGNVYQQIYSKGKAQTGVEEIGNSDKRGTKQFFQPDDTIFSELVYNYDTLATRLRELSYLNKGITITLTDEREILEDGSFKSEIFHSEGGLKEFVEFIDGNRESIMESVIFMEAEKDDIPVEVAMRYNTSFSENLHSYVNNINTHEGGTHLAGFRRALTRTLKKYADDLGIPQKEKVEITGDDFREGLTAVISVKVMEPQFEGQTKTKLGNSEVSGAVDKIVGEMLSNFLEENPNEAKIIVQKVVLAAKARQAAKKAREMVQRKSPMGGSGLPGKLSDCSSKDPAESELFLVEGDSAGGTAKQGRDRHFQAILPLRGKILNVEKSMLHKVYDNEEIKNIYTALGVSVGTEEDSKALNMAKLRYHKVVIMTDADIDGSHISTLILTFFFRFMKELIENGYIYIAQPPLYLLKKGNKKVYAYNEKEREEFTLEMSPDGKGVEVQRYKGLGEMNPEQLWETTLNPEHRILKQVTIDNAVEADSIFSMLMGDEVPPRREFIEKNAKYAKIDV